The DNA region CAACTTGCCGCCCGGCGATTACCGTTTTCAGGTCCGGGCGGCAGCGGCCGATGGCCACTGGAACGAAACGGGAGATGCCGTCGAACTGTCGATTCGGCAGCCCCCGTGGCTGAGTGGCTGGGCGCTGTCGGCCTACGCGATACTGGGTTTGACCGGTGTGGGTGCCGGCTGGAAAAGCTATTCCAATGCCCGTCGTCGGCGTCGTGAAATGCGCGAGGTACGACAGAAGCGGGTGCAGGCCGAGGAGCAGCGCCAGGTCATCGAGCGCCTAAATCGCAATCTGGATCCGCAAAGGCTGGCGACTACCATTGGCGAGGAGATGCTGGAAGTCACCGGTGGACGCGTCGCGTGGGTCGGCCTGACACAGGAGCATCTGCCCCGCCAAGTGATCCCGGTCGGTCAAGCGGACGAAGGGATCAGCCGTGAGGAATGGCGAAGTCGACTCAATGCTGCTGACGGCGAGACCTCCATGGCCGTCTCGCTGGAAAGCGAGGGCGAAGTCTTAGGTCAGGTGCTGATCGGTGCCGGTGCGGCCGGGTTTGTGCCCGCAGGCATCGAGCGGGTCAACCTGTTGCGGGAGATGTGCGGACAGGCACTGCGCAATGCCGCCCTGCTGGAACAAGTCCGGGCCCTGGCGGTGAGTGCAGAGCAGGCCAGTGCGGCCAAGTCCGAATTCCTGGCGACCATGAGTCACGAAATCCGTACCCCCCTGCACGGTGTGCTGGGCATGGTCGAGCTGCTATACGAATCAGAAAACGATCCCGCGCAGCAGGGGATTCTCAATACACTAAGGCAGTCCGGCTTGCAGTTGCAGCGCATCATCGACGATGTACTCGACATCTCGCGCATCGAGGCTGGTCGCCTGAGCCTGCACCCACAGCCCTTTGAACTGACGGCCATGCTCGAGCAGGTCATCGATCTGCACGCGCCCAATGCCGCCCGCAAGGGACTGGATTTGCGCCTGCGCATGGCATCCACGTTGCCGATCATGGCCATCGGCGATGCCGATCGCATTTCCCAGGTGCTGGGCAACCTGCTCAGCAATGCCGTCAAGTTCACCAACTTCGGTGGAATTGAACTCAATGCCGAGCTCGATGCGAAGGGCATGCTGCGCCTCACGGTCAGTGACTCGGGCTCCGGAATCAGCGCCCGGGATCGTGACCGATTGTTTGAACCGTTTACGCAGCTCGACGCGTCCATCACGCGGTCACACAGCGGGTCGGGTCTGGGTCTGGCCATCTGCCGACGTCTGGTCAATGCCATGGACGGGCAACTGGAGCTGCTGGACAGTTGTTATCCGGGCAGCCGCTTTATGGTGCGGCTACCCCTGTTTCCGCAATCGCTTGGCAAGCCGGCACTGCCGCGAACCCGTCTGCTCGAGGGCATGGCCATTGCCGTACTGGCCGAAGCGCCCACGCGTCGGGTGCTGCACCGCCTGTGTCGACGCTGGGGCGTGCAACTGATCAATGCCACCACCTCCGAACCGCGCCTGTGTTCGATTCTGCTGGTCGATGCGCGTTGCAGTCAGGTGCTGACCGACCCGGAAGAGTGGTGCGAGTACGCCACCCGCATTGCCTGGTTGCAGTCGCCCTACCTGCGCTCCAGTCCGGAAGAGGCGCGATTGCCCGAGGAAGCACACTTTCTGCGCTGGCCGCTGGTGGAGAGCCGACTGATCGGCATGTTGCTGGACCTGGCCATAGCCGGTGGACGCAAGCGCTGAATCCGGCCGTGATTGCAGGTACACTCTGAAGACGTTGTTGCCAGGGAGAATGTCGCAATGGAATGGATTGTATTGGCGATCATCGTTATCGCGGTGGTCTTCTCGATTGTTCTGTACAACCGGCTGGTCGCCGGTCGTAACCGCTACAAGAACGCCTTCGCCCAGATCGACGTGCAGCTCAATCGCCGTCACGACCTGATTCCCAACCTGGTCGAAGTCGCCCGGCGATACATGAGCCATGAGCGCGAGACGCTTGAAGCCGTGATCCAGGCCCGCAACGGTGCCCAGCAGCAGTTGCGGCAGACTGCATCCGATCCGACCGATCCGGATGGCATGCGCAAACTGTCGGAAGCCGAACAGGGACTGTCGGGCGCCCTGGGAAGGTTGTTTGCCCTGTCGGAGAACTATCCGGACCTCAAGGCCAACCAGAACATGATGCAGTTGTCCGAAGAGCTGACCAGCACGGAAAACAAGGTAGCCTTCGCCCGCCAGGCCTTCAACGACGCGGTGATGAATTACAACATCCTGCGCGAGAGCTTCCCCAGCAACATCATCGCCAACATGTTCAGTTTCAAGCCGGCAGAACTGCTCGAAATCGACGCACCGGAGAAGCGCGAAGCGGTGAAGGTGGATTTTGGTTGAGGGAAGGGTTGAGTGTGAAGGGCGGGCGTTAGTTGTGGTTTGGAGGGCAGTCTGAGGATGTTGCTTCCGGAACGCGCTTGCGTTGGGTGTTATGTGTTAGGTGTTAGGTGTTATAAAACAATGACTTAATCAAGGTGCAACTACAGCCACCTCAAACTCCTCCCCTTAACACTTAACACTTAACACTTAACACTTAACACTTAACACTTCACACCTAGACCCCCTTGCTGCCTACTGGAACGTGAGATGAACTTCTTCGAGCACCAAGACCGGGCCCGGCGTCAGACCGGTCTGCTGGTATTTCTGTTCGGCCTGGCCGTGCTGGGGATCGTGCTGGCGGCCAATGCCGTGGTGCTGTTTACCGTCGGGCCGGATCCTGAGCTGCTTGTCGGGGTGACCATTTTCACTGGTGGAACCATCCTACTGGCCAGCCTGGTGCGCACCATGCAGATGCGCAGTGGCGGTGGAGAGGTGGCTCGCCAGTTGGGGGGTACGCTGGTCGATCACGATACCAGCGACCCGCTGCGCCGACGTTTGCGCAACGTGGTCGAGGAAATGGCCATTGCCTCGGGAGTACCCGTGCCCGAGATCTACGTGCTCGAACACGAACAGGGCATCAATGCCTTTGCTGCCGGCTATTCGCCGGCCGATGCTGCGGTGGCCGTGACCCGGGGTGCGCTGGAGAATCTCGACAGGCATGAGCTGCAGGGCGTGATCGCCCATGAGTTCAGTCATATTCTCAATGGCGACATGCGGCTCAACATTCGCCTGATTGGTTTTCTGTTCGGCATTCTGGTCATCGCCATACTTGGCCGGCGAATGCTGTTTTCCGCCCGTTTCGCGCGTGACAGTCGCGGTGCGGGGGGAGCCGTGATGATCGGTCTGGTGATTGTCATCATCGGCTATATCGGCCTGTTCTTCGGACGCTGGATTCGTGCCGCCGTATCGCGTCAGCGCGAGTTCCTGGCTGATGCCTCGGCCGTGCAGTTCACCCGCCACCCCGACGGCATTGCCGGCGCACTCAAGAAGATCAAGGCGCTGTATGCCGGCTCTTACCTGACTACCGACGCCGAAGAAGTCGGGCACATGATGTTCGGTCAGGCCATGGGCTACCAGATGTTTGCCACGCATCCCCCCCTCGAGGACCGAATTCGCGCCATCGACCCATCGTTTCAGCCCGACGACATCGAGCGCATTGCCCGGCGCATGGACCGGCATTCGCAAGCCCGGGCGGCCGAGGCCGAGGAGGCTGCGCGTGAAGAAACGCCAGAACGCGGGCCCGGTGGGCTGACATTGGACGCCGACCGCCTCTCGGAGAAGATAGGCCAGCCGGGACTCAGCCAGGTATTTCTGGCCGCCGCCCTGGTCGCGGCCATACCGCGTCAGCTCGAGCGTGCTGCCCATTCAGACGAGTGGGCGCAGGAGGTGATCTGCTATCTCCTGCTATCGGATGATCCCGACGTGCGCGAGGAACAATTGCTGGCAGTCGTCCGCAGCCTGGGCAGCGAAAGCGAGGGCCAGGTGCGTGCCTTGCGGCAGAGCGTACCCGACTTGCCCCATGAGCAGCGTTTGCCGCTGCTGGAAATGGCGTTTCCATCCTTGCGGCGCCGGCCGGAGAGAGAGTTGCTCGAACTGATGCGGCTGGTGGAAGCCCTGGTGGCCGCTGATGGACGCATGGACGTATTCGAGTACGCGTTGGCACGCCTGACCAATCGTCAGATCCAGGATGCCCTGCAGCCAGGACGGGTGCGTCAGTCCGGCAACAGGAAACTCACCGCGCTCAAGCCGGAAGTCATCGATCTGCTGGTCATTCTGGCCTGGCACGGGCACCCCGACCGGCCCGAGGCGGTTCAGTCGGCGCTGGAGTCGGCCCTGGCGCAGGTCGAACTGGACATGCCGTCCGAACTGCCGAATACCGATGACTGGACCGGGCGGCTGGATGCGGCCCTGAATTCGGTGGACCGGCTGAAACCCTCAGAGAAGAAGCGCCTGGTCGACGCCATGGCTTGCTGCGTGCTGGATGATGGGCAGGTCATCCCTGATGAAATGGACTTGCTGCGGGTCATCTGCGGTCTGCTTCATGTCCCCATCCCGATGCTGGAGCAGGCGTCGGAGGAGGCGGACCAGGAAGCCCGGTAGAGCAGACCGGATCGACCTATTGCCGGTCTTCCCCGGCCGTGTGGCCCAGAATCAGGTCGGCCGCCTTTTCGGCAATCATGATGGTCGGGGCGTTGGTGTTGCCGCCCACCAGAGTCGGCATCACCGAGGCGTCGATCACCCGCAGACCCTCGATGCCACGCACACGCAGTTGCGGGTCGACCACCGAGTGCGGGTCGCTGCCCATGCGGCAGGTGCCGACCGGATGGTAAATGGTTTCGGCCTTGGCACGAACGAATTCGATCAGGCTGTCGCGATCAGCGACCTCGCTGCCCGGGAAAATCTCGTGGGCGCGGAAGGGCCGGAAGGCAGGCTGGCTCAGAATATCGCGCGACAGGCGCACGCATTCCAGCATCATTTCCAGGTCTGCCGGCTCGCTGAGGTAGTTGGCAATGATGGACGGTGGCTGACGTGGGTCGTTGCTGTGCAGCTCGATCCGGCCCCGGCTTTCAGGGCGCAATGGGCAGGCGTGGAGTGTGTAGCCGTCCCCCGGCAGGCGGTTGCGGCCATGGTCGTCGAGCAGGGCTGGTACGAAGTGCATCTGAATGTCCGGGCGGTCATCGCGGCTGCGGCCACTGACCAGGAATCCGCCCGCCTCGGCGATATTGGATGTGCCCTCTCCCTGGCGATGCATGAAATAGCGCAGTCCGACCATCAGTTCGTTGATCTGGTCGTAGGTAACCGGCTGCGAGCAGCGTGTCAGCGTGCAGATATCAAGATGGTCCTGCAGGTTGCGTCCCACCTCCGGGAGTTCATGAATGACGGGAATATCGGCCTTTTGCAGCACATCAGCCGGTCCGATGCCCGAGAGCATCAGCAGTTGCGGCGAATTGATGGCGCCGGCCGACAGCAGCACTTCACGGCGCGCCCGGGCCGTGCGCCGGATGCCATGCTTGCGAAAGCGCACGCCGCTGACCCGACCACCGGATTGCAGTTCCAGGCCCAGTGTCAGAGCCCCGGTAATGACAGTCAGGTTTCTGCGCTTCCGCACCGGTTTCAGGTAGGCGGCCGCCGCGCTGCAACGACGGCCATCGCGCTGAGTGACCTGGTAAAGGCCGAAGCCGCGTTGAGCCGGGCCGTTGAAATCGCGATTGCGTGCAAAACCGGCCTGTTCGGCCGCCTGGATGAAGACGTCGCTCAGCGGATTGACATGACTGAGATCCTGAACGCTGAGCGGGCCCCCGACGCCGTGCAACGATGACGGGCCGCGCCCCTGGTCTTCTGAACGGATGAAATAGGGCAGGACCTGCTCCCACGACCAACCGTCGGCACCGGCATGAGTCCAGTCGTCGTAGTCGGTGCGATGCCCGCGCGAGTAGCACATGGCATTGATCGAGCTTGACCCGCCCAGCACACGGCCGCGTGGCCAGTAAAGCCGGCGATTGTTGAGACCCGGCTCCGGTTCGGTCGAATAGTTCCAGTTCAGCGACTTGAAGTTGACCAGCTTGGCCAGCCCGGCGGGCATGTGGATGAAGGGGTTCCAGTCGCGCGGTCCGGCTTCGAGCAACAGCACTTCCACCGTCGGATCGGCACTCAGGCGATTGGCCAGCACGCAGCCGGCGGAGCCGGCGCCAACGATGATGTAGTCGAAAGATCTGGTCATGAGCGGGTCCGGGATCGGGGCACTGACCATGATAGGGGTTGGGTTTAGAGTGGCGGGTCTAATGGGGGGTAGGTGAAAGGTAAAACGTGAAACGTGAAACGTGAAAGGGGGCTTGGCTTGGTGTCGGTTCTCCGAGTCTGCTGGCCAATGACGTGGCCTTACCATTGGCCACGTTCAAAAGCCAAAGCCGCGCCGCATCCCCTTCCTTTTATCTTTTACCTTTCACCCGTTACCTTTCACCTGACTACAACCTGTGAAGGTGACTCATCATTCCGAACCCGCTCAGGGGGTGGTCGAAGTCGCGAACAAGCGCTATGACCTTGAATTTTTCGCCCATTTCGCCGGGCAGCGTCAGGCGTTTGATTTCGGCGGCGTGTCGGAGGCGTTGTTGTGGATCATCGATATGCTCTACGGACTCGGCGATGCCCAATGAGAGCAGGAACCCCGCCTGGGTGGTGTAACCGGCCACTTTCAGTCCGCAA from Wenzhouxiangella sp. AB-CW3 includes:
- a CDS encoding LemA family protein, which codes for MEWIVLAIIVIAVVFSIVLYNRLVAGRNRYKNAFAQIDVQLNRRHDLIPNLVEVARRYMSHERETLEAVIQARNGAQQQLRQTASDPTDPDGMRKLSEAEQGLSGALGRLFALSENYPDLKANQNMMQLSEELTSTENKVAFARQAFNDAVMNYNILRESFPSNIIANMFSFKPAELLEIDAPEKREAVKVDFG
- a CDS encoding M48 family metallopeptidase, with protein sequence MNFFEHQDRARRQTGLLVFLFGLAVLGIVLAANAVVLFTVGPDPELLVGVTIFTGGTILLASLVRTMQMRSGGGEVARQLGGTLVDHDTSDPLRRRLRNVVEEMAIASGVPVPEIYVLEHEQGINAFAAGYSPADAAVAVTRGALENLDRHELQGVIAHEFSHILNGDMRLNIRLIGFLFGILVIAILGRRMLFSARFARDSRGAGGAVMIGLVIVIIGYIGLFFGRWIRAAVSRQREFLADASAVQFTRHPDGIAGALKKIKALYAGSYLTTDAEEVGHMMFGQAMGYQMFATHPPLEDRIRAIDPSFQPDDIERIARRMDRHSQARAAEAEEAAREETPERGPGGLTLDADRLSEKIGQPGLSQVFLAAALVAAIPRQLERAAHSDEWAQEVICYLLLSDDPDVREEQLLAVVRSLGSESEGQVRALRQSVPDLPHEQRLPLLEMAFPSLRRRPERELLELMRLVEALVAADGRMDVFEYALARLTNRQIQDALQPGRVRQSGNRKLTALKPEVIDLLVILAWHGHPDRPEAVQSALESALAQVELDMPSELPNTDDWTGRLDAALNSVDRLKPSEKKRLVDAMACCVLDDGQVIPDEMDLLRVICGLLHVPIPMLEQASEEADQEAR
- a CDS encoding GMC family oxidoreductase encodes the protein MTRSFDYIIVGAGSAGCVLANRLSADPTVEVLLLEAGPRDWNPFIHMPAGLAKLVNFKSLNWNYSTEPEPGLNNRRLYWPRGRVLGGSSSINAMCYSRGHRTDYDDWTHAGADGWSWEQVLPYFIRSEDQGRGPSSLHGVGGPLSVQDLSHVNPLSDVFIQAAEQAGFARNRDFNGPAQRGFGLYQVTQRDGRRCSAAAAYLKPVRKRRNLTVITGALTLGLELQSGGRVSGVRFRKHGIRRTARARREVLLSAGAINSPQLLMLSGIGPADVLQKADIPVIHELPEVGRNLQDHLDICTLTRCSQPVTYDQINELMVGLRYFMHRQGEGTSNIAEAGGFLVSGRSRDDRPDIQMHFVPALLDDHGRNRLPGDGYTLHACPLRPESRGRIELHSNDPRQPPSIIANYLSEPADLEMMLECVRLSRDILSQPAFRPFRAHEIFPGSEVADRDSLIEFVRAKAETIYHPVGTCRMGSDPHSVVDPQLRVRGIEGLRVIDASVMPTLVGGNTNAPTIMIAEKAADLILGHTAGEDRQ